One segment of Salvia splendens isolate huo1 chromosome 20, SspV2, whole genome shotgun sequence DNA contains the following:
- the LOC121781647 gene encoding carotenoid cleavage dioxygenase 8 homolog B, chloroplastic-like translates to MASLRISPIVSSFNNQSKRSCQSHRGKHDQSCSSLLFGKTFPNRVLNENGRLLTISKVAASEVVAKEESNEEKTHVAFTSVRQERWQGELQVEGEIPQWLNGTYLRNGPGVWHVGEYNLQHLFDGYATLVRLNFESGRLVMGHRQIESEAYKAAQKNQKVCFREFSDNGPKSDNFLDYMGDLAKLFSGASLTDNTMTGVVKLGDGRVLCLTETQKGSILIDPDTLDTLGKFEYTDNLGGLIQAAHPIVTDTEYITLLPDLINPGHQVVRMEPGTNERKLMGRVNCRGRPSPGWVHSFPVTENYVVVPEMPLRYCPQNLLKAEPTELYKFQWLPDSKAYMHVMCKATGKTVASVEVPPFVTFHFINAYEETDEDGRVTAVIADCCEHNADPAILPNLSLHNLRSLHGQDVLPDAKVGRFRIPIDGSPNGTLEAALDPNEHGRGMDMCSINPNFLGKKYRYAYATGAQRPCNFPNTITKLDLVDKKAKSWCEEGSIPSEPFFVARPGAAQEDDGVVISMVSQKNGDGFALVLDGTTFEEIARAKFPYGLPYGLHGCWVPKN, encoded by the exons TCAAAGTCATCGAGGCAAACATGATCAGTCTTGTTCATCGTTGTTATTTGGGAAAACATTCCCGAATAGGGTTTTGAATGAGAATGGGAGATTGTTAACCATCTCAAAAGTAGCTGCTTCAGAAGTGGTTGCAAAGGAAGAAAGTAATGAGGAAAAGACACATGTTGCTTTTACAAGTGTTAGGCAAGAGAGATGGCAAGGAGAGCTTCAAGTCGAAGGAGAAATTCCTCAATGGCTG AACGGGACATATCTAAGAAACGGTCCGGGCGTATGGCACGTGGGAGAGTACAACCTCCAGCACCTGTTCGACGGGTACGCGACGCTCGTGCGCCTCAACTTTGAGAGCGGGCGGCTCGTAATGGGGCATCGCCAAATCGAGTCTGAAGCCTACAAAGCCGCCCAAAAGAATCAAAAAGTTTGCTTCCGTGAGTTCTCCGATAATGGCCCTAAAAGCGACAATTTCTTAGACTACATGGGCGACCTTGCTAAGCTCTTTTCGGGGGCTTCGCTTACCGACAATACCATGACCGGTGTGGTTAAGCTAGGCGATGGCCGAGTCCTATGCTTGACCGAGACCCAAAAGGGCTCTATTCTGATCGACCCCGACACGTTGGACACGTTGGGGAAGTTTGAGTATACTGACAATTTGGGCGGGCTCATTCAAGCGGCCCACCCAATTGTCACTGATACCGAGTATATTACTTTGTTACCCGACCTAATCAACCCGGGCCACCAAGTCGTCAGGATGGAACCCGGGACCAATGAGAGGAAACTCATGGGGCGGGTCAATTGTCGGGGCAGGCCATCCCCCGGCTGGGTCCATTCCTTCCCGGTCACCGAGAACTATGTCGTGGTCCCGGAGATGCCACTTAGGTATTGTCCTCAGAATTTGCTAAAGGCTGAGCCCACAGAATTGTATAAGTTTCAATGGCTCCCTGACTCCAAGGCCTACATGCACGTTATGTGCAAAGCCACTGGCAAGACT GTGGCGAGTGTGGAGGTTCCTCCGTTTGTGACGTTTCATTTCATCAATGCTTATGAAGAGACTGATGAAGATGGAAGAGTGACGGCCGTTATTGCTGATTGTTGTGAACATAACGCTGATCCTGCCATTCTTCCTAACCTTTCGCTCCATAATCTTCGCTCATTACACGGCCAAGATGTGTTGCCTGATGCAAA GGTTGGGAGATTTAGGATTCCAATTGATGGGAGCCCAAATGGGACGTTAGAGGCAGCATTGGATCCAAATGAGCATGGCAGAGGCATGGATATGTGTAGCATTAACCCTAACTTTTTGGGGAAGAAATATCGCTATGCTTATGCTACTGGTGCACAAAGGCCTTGCAACTTCCCAAATACCATTACTAAG CTTGATTTAGTGGACAAGAAGGCTAAGAGCTGGTGTGAGGAAGGCTCTATCCCCTCCGAGCCCTTCTTTGTGGCTAGGCCTGGTGCCGCTCAGGAAGATGATG GTGTTGTGATCTCCATGGTTAGTCAGAAGAATGGTGATGGATTTGCATTGGTGTTGGATGGAACTACTTTTGAAGAGATTGCTAGAGCTAAATTTCCCTATGGTCTTCCTTATGGGCTCCATGGATGCTGGGTTCCCAAGAATTAG